The following proteins come from a genomic window of Candidatus Methylomirabilota bacterium:
- a CDS encoding amino acid ABC transporter ATP-binding protein has translation MATAAPPAIRYAKVSKWFGPLQVLKDVNLDVTPGEVVVVCGPSGSGKSTLIRCVNKLEPIQQGEIFVYGDPIAGNGVNLSKLRAEVGMVFQSFNLFPHMTVLENIMLAPSKVKGLSTAEAEKIARDLLARVRIPDKADKYPANLSGGQQQRVAIARALAMQPRIMLFDEPTSALDPEMINEVLDVMTDLAKEGMTMMVVTHEMGFAKRVAHRVIFMDEGQIVEAATPQEFFSAPKSDRARDFLSKILSH, from the coding sequence ATGGCCACCGCGGCCCCGCCCGCCATCCGCTACGCGAAGGTCAGCAAGTGGTTCGGCCCCCTGCAGGTGCTCAAGGACGTCAATCTCGACGTGACGCCGGGCGAGGTGGTGGTGGTCTGCGGACCCTCCGGCTCGGGCAAGAGCACGCTCATCCGCTGCGTCAACAAGCTCGAGCCCATCCAGCAGGGCGAGATCTTCGTCTACGGCGATCCCATCGCCGGCAACGGGGTCAACCTCTCCAAGCTCCGGGCCGAGGTCGGCATGGTGTTCCAGTCCTTCAACCTCTTCCCGCACATGACGGTGCTCGAGAACATCATGCTCGCGCCGTCGAAGGTCAAGGGGCTCTCCACCGCCGAGGCGGAGAAGATCGCCCGCGACCTCCTCGCGCGCGTGCGGATCCCGGACAAGGCCGACAAGTATCCCGCCAACCTCTCGGGCGGCCAGCAGCAGCGCGTGGCCATCGCCCGCGCCCTGGCCATGCAGCCGAGGATCATGCTCTTCGACGAGCCGACCTCGGCCCTCGATCCCGAGATGATCAACGAGGTGCTCGACGTCATGACCGATCTGGCCAAGGAAGGCATGACCATGATGGTGGTGACGCACGAGATGGGCTTCGCCAAGCGCGTCGCCCACCGCGTGATCTTCATGGATGAAGGCCAGATCGTCGAGGCCGCCACCCCCCAGGAATTCTTCTCGGCCCCCAAATCGGACCGTGCCCGCGACTTCCTCTCGAAGATCCTGTCCCACTAA
- a CDS encoding biotin/lipoyl-containing protein, with amino-acid sequence MKFEAQADGDTIPVEVTGDGGRYRVTLGGEAIEVDARPTGAGGWSLLLGRESWTAGVTEEDGGLFVVDLDGETYRIRVEEETRYIIRTRGGSASAGGQILKAPMPGRVVLVEVSLGQSVRPGDGLVILEAMKMENEFKASVTGTVKEIRVEVGQAVNPGDVMIVVE; translated from the coding sequence GTGAAGTTCGAAGCGCAGGCCGATGGCGACACCATTCCGGTGGAGGTCACCGGGGACGGCGGCCGCTACCGCGTCACGCTCGGCGGCGAGGCCATCGAGGTGGACGCCCGGCCGACGGGCGCGGGCGGCTGGTCATTGCTTCTCGGTCGCGAGTCCTGGACGGCCGGCGTGACGGAAGAAGATGGCGGACTCTTCGTCGTCGATCTCGACGGGGAGACCTACCGCATCCGCGTGGAGGAAGAGACGCGCTATATCATCCGCACCCGCGGGGGCAGCGCGTCGGCGGGGGGGCAGATCCTGAAGGCGCCCATGCCCGGACGAGTGGTCTTGGTCGAGGTCAGCCTCGGCCAGTCGGTCAGGCCCGGTGACGGTCTGGTGATCCTGGAGGCCATGAAGATGGAGAACGAATTCAAGGCATCCGTGACGGGCACGGTCAAGGAGATCCGGGTCGAAGTCGGCCAGGCCGTGAATCCCGGCGACGTGATGATCGTGGTGGAATAG
- a CDS encoding transporter substrate-binding domain-containing protein: MKKLLALLAAAALLASSVSPAFAQASSTLDKISQSGTLVIGTRTGSPPFAYVNKENQWVGFSIDLVEELIKPALEKKLGKPIKVERKESAPPTRIPLLTSSAVDLIAETMTDTRTRRESVDFSLTFFVTGAQFIVKKGSKIRSIKDIDGKRIAAQQGSTNARIIREKAPKAQLREFPDQPAAFQALIQGQVEAYTNDGIQLAGLKAKAANPALWEVVGDFYSYEPYGMAMRKSDSDFRGVVNAALMDGIENGKYFELYDKWFGAKGELPYPMSAAVRTFMLYQVVPK; the protein is encoded by the coding sequence ATGAAGAAGCTTCTCGCCCTCCTCGCCGCCGCGGCGCTGCTGGCATCCTCCGTGAGTCCGGCCTTCGCGCAGGCCTCGAGCACGCTGGACAAGATCAGCCAGAGCGGCACGCTCGTGATCGGCACGCGCACCGGGTCGCCGCCCTTCGCGTACGTGAACAAGGAGAACCAGTGGGTGGGCTTCTCCATCGACCTCGTCGAGGAGCTGATCAAGCCCGCTCTCGAGAAGAAGCTCGGGAAGCCGATCAAGGTCGAGCGCAAGGAATCCGCGCCGCCCACGCGCATCCCGCTCCTGACCTCGAGCGCGGTCGACCTGATCGCCGAGACCATGACGGACACCCGCACCCGGCGCGAGAGCGTGGACTTCTCCCTGACCTTCTTCGTGACGGGCGCGCAGTTCATCGTCAAGAAGGGGAGCAAGATCCGGAGCATCAAGGACATCGACGGAAAGCGCATCGCCGCCCAGCAGGGCTCGACCAATGCGCGGATCATCCGGGAGAAGGCGCCCAAGGCGCAGCTGCGCGAGTTCCCCGACCAGCCCGCGGCCTTCCAGGCGCTCATCCAGGGGCAGGTCGAGGCCTATACCAATGACGGCATCCAGCTGGCCGGGCTCAAGGCCAAGGCGGCCAATCCGGCCCTCTGGGAGGTCGTGGGCGACTTCTACTCCTACGAGCCGTACGGCATGGCCATGCGCAAGAGCGACTCCGACTTCCGCGGCGTGGTGAATGCGGCGCTGATGGACGGCATCGAGAACGGCAAGTACTTCGAGCTCTACGACAAGTGGTTCGGGGCCAAGGGCGAGCTGCCGTATCCCATGTCCGCCGCGGTCCGCACCTTCATGCTCTACCAGGTCGTCCCGAAGTAG